From a single Brassica oleracea var. oleracea cultivar TO1000 chromosome C5, BOL, whole genome shotgun sequence genomic region:
- the LOC106343891 gene encoding proton pump-interactor 2, whose product MSLRLIDNVTTSSYSDAPLFSSSKEQKQMGAQIIYCDGFEVVPPPPEMNDLILIGSDQSGGGGSNCGESTVTTEEEGTVFSGDSSPGWRETKLFSFYFVKQPAYDDLDIKSKISKADSEIYHWNKRRIDVYSAQKYQRAELSSLYAQMESLVARSQGRKVVLEDKKMEFDSLQEGLRCSSSDELDHLIFTAHYVVEHGSVKEEDWMLQETEKPGGMTLSDDSLAQKEASIHSLKLMAVEMNEVKKELEAIAWNIQQLSDKIGQIQNKVMVLDAEMSYILEQRDKSYEKIKMLRIQRDKGNAAFYHSIAVMKRAKELAASGNVRDLEVYSSSEVDRFMARWNNDKAYREDYVKRISHSLCERQLSRDGRIRDPESEAQAVREKLLKTRKEGMAVHKMNREDSSSNSSQDGNVITEKQKKEVRKKAMDFSRSSAEESDVIDLEFPVYENPKKEGEVDEETLKERKREEQLEKAQLAMERKRKLQEKATAKAAIRAQKEAEKKLKECEKKAKKKAASNSSLVKSQEAINELEKVSTIAVSGKEKQRSMFPKRSFRYKHRARGTEALPKAILNRRKAQRYWVWGLSSAALALVLFLVFLLLR is encoded by the exons ATGAGTTTACGTTTAATTGACAATGTCACCACTTCTTCTTATAGTGATGCTCCTCTGTTCTCGTCTTCTAAGGAACAAAAACAAATGGGTGCGCAAATTATATACTGTGATGGCTTCGAGGTGGTTCCTCCTCCCCCGGAGATGAACGACCTAATACTCATCGGAAGCGACCAATCCGGCGGCGGCGGCTCAAACTGCGGCGAATCGACCGTAACCACCGAAGAAGAAGGTACTGTTTTCTCCGGCGATAGTTCACCGGGATGGCGTGAAACCAAGCTTTTCTCTTTCTACTTCGTCAAGCAACCGGCTTACGATGATCTCGACATCAAATCCAAAATCAGTAAAGCTGATTCAGAGATTTATCACTGGAATAAACGGAGAATTGATGTCTACAGTGCTCAGAAATACCAAAGG GCTGAGTTGTCGTCTTTGTATGCTCAAATGGAGAGTTTGGTTGCTAGATCGCAAGGACGTAAAGTGGTTTTGGAAGATAAGAAGATGGAGTTTGATTCTCTGCAGGAAGGTCTACGGTGCTCTAGCAGTGATGAACTTGACCATCTT ATCTTCACAGCACATTACGTGGTTGAACATGGAAGTGTGAAGGAAGAAGATTGGATGCTTCAAGAGACCGAGAAGCCTGGTGGGATGACTCTAAGTGATGACTCTCTTGCGCAGAAAGAAGCTTCCATACACAGTCTCAAG TTAATGGCTGTGGAAATGAATGAAGTAAAGAAGGAGCTTGAAGCTATTGCATGGAACATTCAGCAGTTGAGTGACAAAATAGGACAGATTCAGAACAAGGTCATGGTTCTTGATGCAGAAATGTCATACATACTTGAGCAGAGAGACAAATCATATGAAAAGATTAAGATGCTGAGGATACAGCGAGACAAAGGG AACGCTGCGTTTTACCACAGCATTGCTGTTATGAAGAGAGCCAAAGAACTGGCTGCTTCTGGAAACGTTAGAGACCTTGAAGTGTACTCTAGCTCTGAG GTTGATAGGTTCATGGCTCGTTGGAACAATGACAAGGCTTATAGAGAGGACTACGTGAAAAGAATCTCGCATTCACTCTGTGAAAGACAGCTGAGCCGAGATGGGAGGATTAGAGATCCTGAAAGTGAAGCTCAGGCTGTTCGGGAGAAGCTGCTTAAGACTAGAAAGGAAGGTATGGCGGTTCACAAGATGAACAGAGAAGACTCCAGCTCAAACTCGTCTCAAGATGGGAATGTAATCACTGAAAAGCAAAAGAAAGAAGTGAGGAAGAAGGCGATGGATTTCAGCAGGTCAAGTGCTGAGGAGAGTGATGTTATAGACTTGGAGTTCCCGGTGTATGAGAATCCGAAAAAAGAAGGAGAGGTTGATGAAGAAACGTTGAAGGAAAGGAAACGTGAAGAGCAGCTAGAGAAAGCTCAGTTAGCTATGGAAAGGAAGAGGAAGCTACAAGAGAAAGCAACTGCTAAAGCTGCTATAAGAGCTCAAAAGGAAGCTGAAAAGAAACTCAAG GAGTGTGAGAAGAAAGCGAAGAAGAAAGCTGCATCAAACTCTTCTCTTGTCAAATCACAAGAAGCAATCAATGAGCTTGAAAAGGTGAGTACTATAGCAGTCTCAGGGAAAGAGAAGCAGAGATCAATGTTTCCAAAGAGGAGTTTCAGGTACAAACACCGTGCAAGAGGAACCGAAGCTCTTCCTAAAGCTATCCTAAACCGTAGAAAGGCTCAGAGGTATTGGGTTTGGGGACTCTCCTCTGCTGCACTTGCTCTAGTGCTCTTCCTTGTGTTTTTACTATTACGGTGA
- the LOC106292828 gene encoding VQ motif-containing protein 19 translates to METTTKPNPSSTTSSSASSSIINGSLHHHIITRSDHYPTTFVQADTSTFKQVVQMLTGTSSPRSPDSPRPPPSPSGKSTFVIPPVKTTQPKKHSGNKLYERRSNNSSLKNSLMINTLMIGGGNGAGSPRFSPRNQEILSPSCLDFPKLALNSPVTPLKHGGDGNDGDPFDRMSPLSEEERAISEKGYYLHRSPISTPRESEPQLLPLFPVTSPRVSAASPDYSTS, encoded by the coding sequence ATGGAGACCACAACGAAACCAAACCCATCTTCCACTACTTCATCATCAGCTTCCTCTTCCATTATCAATGGATCTCTACATCACCACATCATCACCAGATCTGATCATTACCCAACAACTTTCGTTCAAGCAGACACTTCCACTTTCAAACAAGTCGTCCAGATGCTAACCGGCACCTCCTCCCCGAGATCCCCAGACTCGCCGCGTCCTCCTCCGTCTCCTTCCGGCAAGAGTACTTTCGTTATTCCACCGGTCAAAACGACGCAGCCGAAGAAACACTCGGGAAACAAACTCTACGAGAGGAGATCGAACAACAGCAGCCTCAAGAACAGCCTCATGATTAACACACTCATGATCGGCGGCGGAAACGGTGCCGGAAGCCCAAGATTCTCGCCGAGAAACCAGGAGATTCTGTCGCCTAGCTGTCTTGACTTCCCGAAGCTAGCACTGAACAGCCCCGTGACGCCGCTGAAACACGGTGGCGACGGGAACGACGGTGACCCTTTCGACAGGATGTCGCCATTGTCGGAGGAAGAGAGAGCGATCTCGGAGAAAGGTTATTACTTGCATAGGTCGCCTATTTCAACTCCGAGGGAATCGGAGCCGCAGCTTTTGCCGCTGTTTCCTGTTACTTCTCCGAGAGTATCGGCTGCTTCACCGGATTATTCAACTTCTTGA
- the LOC106343430 gene encoding 3-hydroxybutyryl-CoA dehydrogenase, with amino-acid sequence MAEIKCVGVVGAGQMGSGIAQLAATNGLDVWIMDADRDALSRATASISSSLNRFVSKGVISKEVGDDAMRRLRLTSNLQDLRSADIIVEAILESEDIKKKLFKDLDGIAKSSAILASNTSSISITRLASATQRPSQVIGMHFMNPPPIMKLVEIIRGADTSEETFIATKALAERFGKTTVCSQDYAGFIVNRILMPMINEAFHTLYTGVATKEDIDSGMKHGTNQPMGPLELADLIGLDVCLSIMKVLHQGLGDSKYAPCPLLVQYVDAGRLGRKRGMGVYDYRKKPVTPSPRL; translated from the exons ATGGCGGAGATAAAGTGCGTCGGAGTAGTGGGTGCTGGTCAGATGGGTTCAGGAATCGCGCAGCTCGCCGCCACGAACGGCCTTGACGTTTGGATCATGGACGCTGATCGTGATGCGCTCTCTCGAGCCACCGCATCTATCTCCTCCTCCCTCAATCGTTTTGTCTCCAAAGGCGTAATATCCAAG GAAGTGGGTGATGATGCTATGCGTCGTCTACGTTTAACATCCAACCTCCAAGATCTGCGTTCTGCTGATATCATCGTGGAAGCCATTTTGGAGTCCGAAGACATTAAGAAGAAACTGTTCAAGGATTTAGATGGCATAGCCAAGAGTTCTGCGATTCTAGCTTCTAACACAAGTTCCATCTCCATTACTCGTCTTGCTTCCGCAACACAAAGACCTAGCCAG GTCATTGGAATGCACTTTATGAACCCTCCTCCAATAATGAAACTGGTTGAGATCATTCGCGGCGCTGATACCTCAGAAGAGACCTTTATTGCTACAAAAGCACTAGCTGAAAGGTTTGGGAAGACAACAGTGTGCTCACAAGACTACGCGGGCTTCATCGTGAACAGGATCCTCATGCCGATGATCAATGAAGCGTTCCACACACTTTACACAGGGGTGGCTACTAAGGAGGACATTGACAGCGGGATGAAACACGGCACAAACCAGCCGATGGGGCCTCTGGAGTTAGCGGATTTAATCGGTCTAGACGTGTGCTTGTCGATAATGAAAGTGCTGCATCAGGGACTTGGGGACTCTAAATACGCTCCCTGTCCTCTTCTTGTACAGTACGTTGATGCTGGAAGATTAGGAAGAAAACGAGGAATGGGAGTTTATGACTACCGTAAGAAGCCTGTTACTCCATCTCCTCGGCTATGA
- the LOC106343431 gene encoding uncharacterized protein LOC106343431, with translation MPIRLSIKRLVTVTISKTHGGDVSGYVLRHATTRFDRLFTAFRQTESMRDRHDDRSTASYVSDKAKEGVTKATDAALNAGDNMKDAMDGAWKAAKETGQNISEAVAGDDDTGDRIQEDKVAVELKDVSQPVDTTEYRGVEELHQQTDGENKSP, from the exons ATGCCGATTAGGTTGTCGATTAAGAGACTCGTGACGGTGACCATTTCAAAAACTCATGGCGGAGATGTCTCCGGTTATGTCCTCCGACACGCTACCACCCGGTTCGACCGCCTCTTCACCGCATTTAGGCAAACCGAG AGCATGAGAGACCGTCACGACGATAGGTCCACAGCGAGTTACGTGTCAGATAAGGCAAAGGAAGGGGTGACAAAAGCGACGGATGCAGCCTTGAACGCAGGAGATAACATGAAGGATGCGATGGACGGGGCCTGGAAAGCTGCCAAGGAAACGGGTCAGAACATCAGCGAAGCCGTTGCCGGAGATGATGACACCGGCGATAGGATTCAAGAGGACAAGGTCGCGGTGGAGTTGAAGGATGTTAGCCAGCCTGTTGATACGACGGAGTATAGGGGTGTGGAGGAACTACATCAGCAAACCGACGGTGAAAATAAATCACCGTGA
- the LOC106344002 gene encoding squamosa promoter-binding-like protein 5 codes for MEGQRSQRWGYLKDKAIATSLAEEEMENSMDGEEDDTGDEDKRKRVMERARGPNTERVPLRLCLVDRCTANLTEAKQYYRRHKVCEVHAKASSATVAGVKQRFCQQCSRFHELAEFDETKRSCRRRLAGHNERRRKISGDSYGEGSGRRGVSLTQTQERNRIDMKLPMTNSPFKRPQIR; via the exons ATGGAGGGTCAGAGATCACAACGCTGGGGTTACTTGAAAGACAAGGCTATAGCCACCAGCCTTGCTGAAGAAGAAATGGAAAATAGCATGGATGGAGAGGAGGATGATACTGGAGATGAAGACAAAAGGAAGAGAGTGATGGAGAGAGCTAGAGGTCCTAACACAGAACGTGTTCCCTTGCGGCTGTGCCTGGTCGATAGGTGCACTGCTAACTTAACTGAGGCCAAGCAGTATTACCGCAGACACAAAGTCTGTGAGGTTCATGCAAAGGCATCTTCTGCAACTGTTGCTGGAGTCAAGCAACGTTTTTGTCAACAATGCAGCAG GTTCCATGAGCTAGCAGAGTTTGATGAAACTAAAAGAAGTTGCAGGAGGCGCTTAGCTGGACACAATGAGAGGAGGCGGAAGATATCTGGTGACAGTTACGGAGAAGGGTCAGGCCGGAGAGGGGTTAGCTTGACACAGACTCAAGAAAGAAACAGGATAGACATGAAACTTCCTATGACTAACTCACCATTCAAGCGACCACAGATCAGATAA
- the LOC106344001 gene encoding probable protein phosphatase 2C 39: MQLQQKQLWCHLPNYSYSLSPFLSLTPAKQDSFACSLHITYIKSCFHLQAMAAGKEIFHKMKESVKEKVGLGAFDSADSGKGKSKMSKQITHGFHLVKGKAFHEMEDYVVAKFKEVDDNELGLFAIFDGHLSHEIPDYLCSHLFDNILNEPNFWQEPEKAIKKAYYITDTKILDKASDLGKGGSTAVTAILINCQKLVVANVGDSRAVLSKGGVAKPLSVDHEPNMEKDEIENRGGFVSNFPGDVPRVDGQLAVARAFGDKSLKMHLSSEPYVTVEIIEDDAEFLILASDGLWKVMSNQEAVDSIKGIKDAKSAAKHLSEEAVARKSSDDISVVVVKFH; the protein is encoded by the exons ATGCAACTGCAACAAAAACAGCTATGGTGTCATCTTCCCAACTACTCTTACTCTCTCTCCCCCTTTCTCTCTCTTACGCCCGCAAAACAAGATAGCTTCGCCTGTTCTTTGCATATTACGTATATAAAATCGTGTTTCCATCTTCAAGCCATGGCCGCCGGTAAGGAAATTTTCCACAAGATGAAGGAATCTGTGAAG GAGAAAGTTGGGCTTGGTGCATTTGATTCTGCAGATTCAGGGAAAGGCAAGAGCAAGATGTCTAAGCAGATCACGCATGGTTTCCACTTGGTCAAAGGGAAAGCTTTTCACGAGATGGAGGATTACGTGGTCGCCAAATTCAAAGAAGTTGACGACAACGAGCTTGGCCTTTTCGCTATCTTCGATGGCCATCTTAGCCACGAGATCCCTGACTATTTGTGCTCCCATTTGTTTGACAACATCTTGAATGAG CCAAATTTCTGGCAAGAACCAGAGAAAGCGATCAAGAAAGCTTATTATATAACGGACACGAAGATTCTAGACAAGGCATCTGATTTGGGGAAAGGCGGTTCAACTGCTGTCACTGCGATATTAATCAATTGCCAGAAGCTGGTGGTTGCTAACGTTGGCGACTCTCGTGCTGTTCTTAGCAAAGGTGGTGTTGCCAAGCCACTCTCAGTTGATCACGAGCCCAACATGGAGAAGGATGAGATAGAGAACAGAGGAGGATTCGTTTCAAACTTCCCTG GGGACGTTCCTAGAGTTGATGGTCAACTAGCTGTGGCAAGGGCCTTTGGTGATAAGAGTTTGAAGATGCATTTGAGTTCAGAACCATATGTTACTGTGGAGATAATTGAAGACGATGCAGAGTTTCTTATACTAGCAAGTGATGGGCTTTGGAAG GTCATGTCGAACCAAGAAGCAGTTGACTCAATTAAAGGAATAAAAGATGCAAAATCTGCAGCAAAGCACCTCTCAGAGGAGGCTGTTGCAAGAAAAAGCTCAGATGATATCTCAGTGGTCGTCGTTAAATTTCACTGA